tctaccctggggacaAAAGGTTCtgatattcaccctatctatcccattgtggagggaatgaataggcaacgttttgggatgggacccttctacagagcgaggaagggtcctgacccaaagtatcgcttgtcaattccctccacagatgctgccagacctgctgagttattgcagcactttgtgttttgtttaagagggaaactTAGTTCTTTCAAAGAGGCGCAATTTGCAAAGAGGTCCATCCAGTACACCGGTTCTGAGAACATTCGGGAAAAAAACGCAAATCTTGGAAATCCGAGGCAAAAGCAGAAtatgcaggaaacactcagcaggtcagactgaccCCGCTGAAAGGAGAAATAGACTTAACATTTCGAGTTACCCTTTATTGGGGAatgaggaaaaggaaaaaaaaaacctaaaataATTTTTTTCTATCTCTTGTTCCCagttttgaagaaaggtctctgaCCCTAAACACTAACGGCAtttatttttccacagatgctgcctgacctgctgaatgagtctagcattttctgcttttgccTCGTATATCTAACATCTGACCCCCTGTTCGCTGGGTTCTAATTCTGGTTATGTTTATAGCACTGGCCATTTTGCTGTGATTAATGTTATGGTTTTGACTTTGGTTACCATTAAGTGTATGCTGTTTTACACCCAAAAATCATTAAGCTGTACCCTTGAATTTTAATCTCAGCTCGCTCCATTGACCCATGAAATTGGCTGTAatttagagcatagaacagtacagcacaggaacagaccctttggcccacaatgtccatgttgaacatgatgccaggttaaagtctgcctgcacgtgatccatatccctccattccctgcatatcaatgtgcctgtcTCAAAGCGATTTAAAtgatggtgaacctgtggaattcatttccacaggcagctgtggagaccAGATCTTTGTGCGCTGTTAAAGCAGAAATTGacgggtttagtttattgttacgcgTTACGaggtacaatgacaataatttgttgtgtgctaaccgtccagtggaaagacaatacatgatcacatttgacccattcacagtgtacagatacatgataagggaatcatgtttagtgcaaggcaaagccaataaactccgatcaacgatagtccgaaggtccacaatgaggtagatagtagttcaggactgctttctggttgcagtaggataataataataataataatggatgggatttatatagcgcctttctagatactcaaggcgctttacatcgcattattcattcactcctcagtcacactcggtggtggtgagctacttctgtagccacagctgccctggggcagactgacggaagcgtggctgctaatctgcgcctacggcccctccgaccaccaccaatcactcacacacattcacacgcaggatggctcagttgcctgataacggctgggaagaaactggccttgaatctggaggttttcacacttctataccttttgcccgatggaagactggagaagagggaatggccaggtgcgaatcgtctttgattatgctgctggccttgccgaggcagcgtgaggtatcaatggagtcaatggagggaggttggtttgtgataaaatgctttctatggtgcatctgtagaagttggtgagtgttgttggggacatgccggaacttcctaagcctttttcggaagtagaggcgttggtgtgctttcttggtcattactTGATTATGGGTGGTCCTGGAGAAGTTGTTGGTCATATTTACTGCTAGAAATAtgaaagttcttgattagtacgggcatcaaagattacagggttaaggcaggagaatggtgttgagagggaaagacagatcagccatgattgtcactgcagagaaaacaatccaatttatAGTATTGGCCAGAATGTGTAGTATTATACGCCATTACTTTGGATTGCTGGTCCTTGGCTCTGTCTTTAGTTATTTTGTCCATGATTATTTTTCTTGCTATGATTTCCACTAATGACTAATTTTCCTTGCATCTAGGTTCTGTACATCAGGAAGAGGAAGAGGTGAGTGTGGCTGCATCTAAAACCTGATTGAGTACACTTTGTGGATATCACCATTTCTAACCTGCTTGGTTTACCCTTGGACGGCTAATGACTCCAAggataaaccctcgttataacggaccttgggggataggggggagaatggtgtctgttattgctgattgtccgccGTAGCTGTGTGGTTGCTGGTTGatgcacaaaagaacacaaagtgctgtcgtaacctgcaggtcaggcagcatctctggagatcattgatgggtaatgtttcgggtcgagacccttcttcagactctcggtctggagctgggcctggaatccaggtgagttgacggtCCTGGCCTGCTGGCAGCTGGGGGAGAGACGAGGATTGGCGGAGTCACTGGTCGTGGCCCGCGGGCAGCCGGAGAGTGCAGGTGAgagatggtggtggtggcggtggccTGGAAGCAGCCGAGGAGGCTGTGTGGGCCAACGGTGGTGTCGGCAGGAGGTTCAGCGTGGAGGCTCTACGAGCCGGGTTAGGCGCAGGTAGACAACGATAGGTctgtctgctataaccaaaatccattctgAAGGGTTTACTGTAATTAAATTTAACTCAGCTTCCAGTGTTAACAAATGAGAGATGACGAACAGACAACAAGTCTGCTCCCCTAGAGTGTTCCCAAGTAGTTCAAAGCCTTCATTCTAAAGTTAATCTTGTAAAGCGGCAGGCTGAGTTTCAGGCCGGAGGGAGGAGCGTAGGGTTGGGGTGGCAATGATTATCGAGTCATAGAATCAAATAGCAGGAGAGCAGGTCATTCTGCACACTATGTCCATGTCTACGGATACAGAACCAATCTATCTTCCtgcactaaaggacacaaagtgctggaatgcaAAATGGGAAGCCGAGAACATGGCTCAAAGTGGGAAGTTGAGTTCATCTGGCAGCACTTattggcattaattatctagttGTGTGGAGgatggcgcagtggcgcagcggtagagctgctgtcttacagctccagcgaccctggttcgatcctgactaagggtggtgTCTATGTGGTGTTTGTTCGACCTCCCTGtgctcgtgtgggttttctccgggtgctccggtttcaccccacaatccaaagaagtacaggtttgtggattcattgaatttggtaaaattgttaaattgcccttattgtgtaggatagcgctagtgtatggggtgatcgctggtcagcatggacctggtgggccgaaaggcctgtttcaacactgtatctctaaagtctagattcctttatttgGGGAGTCCCAGGGAATTGAAAGTAAATAAAGCCCACTCTCCTATCAGTATTGTGCTTCTCACCATTCCCTACATCTGTTGCagaacaaagagaaaaaaaaaagtagagAGGTTTAAAATGAATGGTGGGTACTTATTAAAACCAGATCTCTTTTTGGAGATATTTATTTCCCTGATTCTGCGGTTAGAATGGATTTAGCACCGGCCCAGCCTCTGACTTTTAACGGCTTGTGGTCTCGTTCACAGGGCAGGATGTCCTAAGATCCCGCACGGACTTGACTCCAACTGAATTTGTGCAGCTGCCTTTCAGTTTACAGCCAACCCAGGACGACCAGAGGCCAGGGTGACTGACACATCCTCGCCCTTGGGGTCTTGTGgtttgcgctctctctctctctctctctctctctctctctctctctctctctctctctctctctctctctctctctctctctctctctctctctctctctctctctctctctctctctctctctctccctctctctccctctctctccccctctccctctctctccctctctctctccctctctccctctctctccctcccccctctctctctccccctccccctctccctctctctccccctccccccctctcctctctctctctctctccctctccctctccctctccctctccccctctctccctctccctctccctcccctctccctctccccctccccctccccctcccccccccctccccctccccctccccccccctctccccctccccctccctcccctcttctccccccctctccccctccccccccccatgcgtTAAAGGAGGGAGGGGCCTCTttcctccaccactcccccctcctctctcttcctttgGCCAGGGTCCACCGCGCCTTTCCTCCCCCCATTCATGAACATAATTTCTAGATGAAAGAAGAGCCTTCAAACCTACCAATTGCTGTACAATGTGAATTCAAATCGCCAAATGTGGGACAGTTTAAAATTTGCACGGTTCCACCGAGAGCTTTAAATGCCAGTGGGAGTGGTTGAGCTGGGTGTGGAGAGAACTGGGACATATGGACTATAAGAGATCGAGGGAGCCCAGGGACAAGGGTGTGAGATCCTGCCAGGATTGGTATGTCAGTGCTATAattgcacagtagcacagctggtagagctgctgcctcacagcgcccgttTCCTGGCTTCGATCTGCGTCTgcatgtgtggtgtttgcatgttctccctgtgaccgtgtgggtttcctctgggtgctctggtttcctcccacatccccaaaccgTGCAGATatgcaggttaaatggcctctctaAACCAAATGGCCCTGAAAACGCAGAGAGTGGATGACACtgtgggataatatggaactagtgtggacggatCACTGACCCTGGTGCTGAAGTCTGATGAAGagatccaacccaaaatgtcacccattctcttTTTCCAGAGATATTCCCTGAacggccgagttactccagcactttgtgtccatgatTTGAACCCAACTTCTTGAAGAGTTGCTGCCAGTTTTAAGGTCTTTGTGATTACCATAGCTTGACCCTGTAACCTGGTGTACATCAAGTAGCTATCCAATCATTAGAGCGCTGCTCAACAGTGTTCTCATTAATTAAACAACCTGGGACTTGACATTCATGAATATCCAGACTACTCTATAATAGGTCCAGTACTATCTGTCTAAATCCCCACACCCTCATTACAGCTCAGGGTTGGCGcaacagtagaattgctgctttacggaGCCAGAGGCCCGGCTTCAAACCTGACCACACGTGCTgtctttgcatattctccctgtgtctgtgtgaattttcttcgggtgctctggtttcatcccacattcgaaagacgtagattaattcctgggatgtcaggactttcatatgaagaaagactggatagactcggcttgtactcgctagaattttgaggGGAAActgatagaaacgtacaaaattcttagggggttggacaggttagatgcaggaagattgttcccgatgttggggaggtccagaacaaggggtcacagtttaaggataaggggaaaatcttttaggaccgagatgagaaaaacatttttcacacagagagtggtgaatctctggaattctctgccacagaaggtagttgatgccagttcattggctatatttaagagggagttagatgtggcccttgtggctaaagggatcagggggtatagagagaaggcaggtacgggacactgagttggatgatcagccatgatcatattgaatggcggtgcaggctcgaagggccgaatggcctactcctgcaactaatttctatgtttctatgtttctaattggctttggtaagtggtaaaattgtcactagcctgcaggttagtgtacgggtgatttcTGGTCAGTCGAGATTTAAAGgattgggtcgaaaggcctgtttcagctttgtatctctaaagtctaaaatccaaAGGGGGTTGGCTGTTGCTCTGCATGCATTCAGGCAAGTGTTGATCCATCATGCTCCTGATATATACCTTGTACATTTGTTTTacttttagaaatacagtgtggcaacaggccctatggctcaccgagtccgcaccgactagcgatcccctggTACACTACttccatccgacacactaggggcaatttacagtttttacctacaaacctgcatgtctgtggtgtgggaggaaactggagcacccggggaaaacccacgcggtccgtacagacagcacctgagatcaggattgaaccgggtatctggcgatgtgaggcagcagctctaccgctgcgtcactgtgccaccgacCGTAGACGGCAAAACAAAATCCCATAATTACCCTAAACATTGGTTTCCTCCATCACCAGGGCATGGAAGCCAGTTGCAAATGGTCTAAAAATGGTTGATACTGTTGCACCTTGTTGCCACCAGGCTGGAGAAGCTACGCCACCAGCTGATGCCAATGTACAACTTTGACCCCGGCGAGGAGCAAGACGAGCTGGAACAGGAGTTACTTGACCATGGACGAGACGCAACCTCGCAGGGGCTACAGAGCAAGGTGAGGCAGGCAAGCAAGTGGcagcgtcatagagtcatacagcatggaaactggcccttcggcccaactgacccacaccgaccaacatgtcccatcgacactagtcccacctgcctgcattttaatattaagatttaataggaacctgaggggtaacaatatttacacaaagggtggtgggtgtatggaacgagttgacggaggaggtagttgcagcaggtactatcacaacatttaaatacatttggacatgtacatggataggaaaggttagaaggatattggccaaatgtgggcaggtgggactaggggtatcttggtcagtgtggacaagttggccgatgggcctgtttccatgctgtatgaccctataacATCGCTGTCATCTTGGGCATCCACTTCATGGCTTATTGATCAGAGACTGAGCTCACTTCATTAGGGTTGCTTCATCTCCCCTGGATTCCTCCTGAAGATGGCGCCTTTCGCTAGAGTATGACTGCTGGGCATCCACTGGCCCAGTCTGTTGTCatgtcatagagtgttacagtgtggaaatgggccctttggcccaacttgctcacaccggccaacatgtcccagctacactaactagtcccacctacctgtgtttggcccatatccatctaaatccatcctatcaatgtacctgtctaaatggttcttaagcATTGCGATAcgatttttaattatgggttgataattggaaagaaattgatacttaaattttggaaattccacacacccaccactgttAAAATGTGATTAAAAAACAGttacgccttgaagaaatgagttctaatagataaatatgaccgtttaaggagttggtctcctttcatcgactttttggaatcagcATGGTAAAAGAGCTGATTTCAGTTCAccagatctacatctccgaatacagattgaaaaattctcttttaaggggcctctcTTCTATTTCACTAGTTCTGTATATACACACCCACTTTCGCACTCCACCTCCCTGCACTTTTCTTTTTCTATTGTTTCTTTTTCTTGGCTTACTTCCTTCTTTAACAGAAGTTGATTAAGCTACATAAATGGATTATGGTATTTGGAATAGTTGGGACCTAAAATTAGGAGCACCtggactgttttgtgctgtattaacttctaataaaataaacaaaaacaaaaaaaaacaaaaaaaaacattgcgatACGACCATCCTCAACCACATCCTCCAGCAGCTgattccacacacccactacactttgtgtaaaaaacgtacccctcaggttcttattaacgtttagttgaatttagtgatacagcatggaaacaggtccaccaATCCACGCcatccatcgatcactcgtttacACTAGTcctgtattatcccactttcgcatccactccctgcacacaaagGCTTGCTGTGCTGATATGCAGCGAGGCATGGCATTGTGATTGAAAGTGTGCAAtgcacttgccttaaagccaggATGGACATGGATATTGGGAGAGATTGCTCATTAACCTCTTACTTTCTCCAGATCTTGATGCCAAGTCAAGCGTCCTTGCAGAGGCCCAGTAGACTGGTGTTCACTGACGTGGCCAACGCCATCAATGCCTGAACAAGACTTCAGCTCCAACACGGATGGACGATACATATGTGATCACGAGGTCCGCCTCCAGTCCTGTGTACATTCTTATGGACGCCTGCACCTTCTCACCTCTTACGGACGTCCAAACCAATTGTCGGTCTTGGGCCACTGGGAGTAATTTTGTGTGTCCTTAGGTTTAAAGGGAAGGGTTGGCTCAAGGCCTGCACCAACGATGACATGTCAGGCCGGGTACAGTGAGGTCAACTGGGCCAAGCTTCTCCACTTGGCAATTGGTTTCATCCACCTTGGTCATTGCTGGGCACTAGTGGAAGGGGGTAATGTTAAGCTCACcaaccactctccctccccctccagcgCACTGGGGAGGAATTCCTTTCTCCCATTGTCACGTGGGTTGCAACTGTCATTTGCATCCCCTGCCAGCACGACTGGTGGTCGGATGGAGCAGCGAACCGTGCCCAAACCCTGGCACTGCTGTGACTCCTGCTGGTGCCGTGGGACAGGAGAAACCTGGCTCTGAGGAGCAACCAGCCCGACCAATGTCCTCACGCTAACAGATTTAAGAAACAGCCCCTCACCTCGCAAGGTCTTCTGGCACGCACATAACTcagaatctctaaagtctaccacATCCTTCATTCACCCCTTctcactctccccttctcttccgcATTTGCCCCTGCCCATCTCCATCAAGCCCCCTTTCACTGCCAATGGCGACTTCACCGCGTCCAACCTCTGGAGGAGATGCTATCATCTCCGCTGGCATACTGCCCACCAGGACCAATCCAATGAGCAAAGATACACACTAGGTGCCGGAGCAACTCAGGCGGGTCAGGCCGcctctctggtgaaaatggatgggtgatgtttcgtgtcgggacccttcttcagagctgagCAAGGATGTTTTAACAGCTCACAGGTGAGTCATAGAGATGGagctacacagcatggaaacaggcccttcagcccaccttgtccatgtcaaccaagttggcatattcggttagtcccacttgcctgtatttaGTCCATGGACCCTTTCTATCCATTTATTTGTCCtaaaaaagtcataattgtatctatatgcacagcttcctctggcagctcattccagatatggacctaCCCTCATTGATATCCCTGGCCTGGGGAGGAGTGGAGGCAGGGAGCCTTCCTTAAACTAATGACCAAAGTTAAAACTACTGCTTTTTATGTTTGGGTGACCACTATCTGTCATTTTATATCCAACAACTGGttatattgaagataggcacaaaatgctggtgtaactcagcgggccaggcagcatctctggagagaaggaataggtgacgttttgggtcaggatccttgttcagaataaagtttccgacccgaaacgccatctgttcctttactccagagatgctgcttgacccgcggaaattttgtgtctatcttcggtgtaaaccagcatctgcagttctttcctacataactGGTTATGTTGATGTTTGTTATCAGTGAAGTGCATAACTCACGGAGCTGTGCTTATATTGCGGCCACATTACTAGAGGACCCTCACTCCTTGGTCAAAAGGTTGCGGACCTACTTTAGGTCTTGAAGCCCCTTTAAATCTGGGCTGGTGGGATATACTTGGGTCTGGGGAGTGTGCAGAACTGTCAGAGATGTTGTCTTAAGTTGAGACTTTTGAACTGAGACTCCATCCACACCACACACTGCCATGGTGAAGAAGAGATGGGGTTGCTATCACTAGGAGTCTGCAACTATATATATTTCTCAATCACTAAACCAGATAAACTGCTCGTTATCACATTGCCACCTGGTTGTACTTGCCCCGTTCAACTTTGTGGCTCCGTTTCCCAAATTATAACAGAGGCCCCAGCTCAGAAGTACAGGCCCATCATCGGTTTTCCCGCAACtgatggtccggcacctcctttaatccaaaattacgagagcgcgcATGAATTGCCTAGGCCGGGTGTggtggccgatctcaacctcatcaggACTCCCATTGCCGGATTTCCACTCGGCGGATTGAATTTGTCTACTGCGGctagggctctggaactccaaccCGGCCAGAGACGGctgatccgttcccatagccgacttctgagccgactttgcgggccggtaaCCTTTTACACCTCTTGAGGCCATGGTTCGTCAAAACTGAaaatccagcaaggctctggaaccaagggtgtcgTAAAATCGGTGATGGACCTGTACTTCATTTGGGGTGTGTTGAAAACATCAAAAGCACTAGATAAATGCAGAATGTGATACAATTTGACGTAATCAATGCAGGCATCAATGATAACTAATTATATAATATCTAACAAGGACGCCATCAAATACCTGGGTCGGCCTTGCCCAGTTACACCATTGTTTCTTTAAAATCAGATAGTTCTGTTGGGTGTCATGGTTGGTGACAGAGCCAGCATTCATTGGCCATCCTTCGTTGCCCTTAATAATGTGGTGGTGATCCACCTCTCAATTTGCTGTAGTCCCTTTGTGTTGTTCATTACAGAAGATGCCCAATAATTTGCCGCAGTTTATCCCTTTCATTGTTGTCCGGGAAAAGGCTCAATGTTGACCATGGGCAAGAGATGGTTGCTTATTCCACCAAGATTTCACTCTTGACAATCGCTGGCTTCTAAACTCACCATTGCAGTAGCCACCACCATCTGCCCACTTCCCTT
This Leucoraja erinacea ecotype New England chromosome 16, Leri_hhj_1, whole genome shotgun sequence DNA region includes the following protein-coding sequences:
- the si:ch211-161c3.5 gene encoding uncharacterized protein C3orf18; the protein is MAAPIFDVTPGTEHMNVTDRITLQTATMVTNGTNTTSTPLPDAEMGRSRIGLVLVPVGVITIIALAVAMVLYIRKRKRLEKLRHQLMPMYNFDPGEEQDELEQELLDHGRDATSQGLQSKILMPSQASLQRPSRLVFTDVANAINA